One window from the genome of Octopus sinensis unplaced genomic scaffold, ASM634580v1 Contig13644, whole genome shotgun sequence encodes:
- the LOC115229733 gene encoding coiled-coil and C2 domain-containing protein 2A-like, with protein MGKSVYLIAGRAIPEGNTFYVLTEEQPGDYVIWNPVTAQHWPVEDQHGALITGFPINLTFTTIKAVVDATFAMGMHDIVGNDVEFALAVHVYAYPCDIFSVWVYFGNMIRIYDV; from the exons ATGGGCAAATCAGTCTATTTAATAGCTG GGCGGGCTATTCCTGAGGGAAACACGTTTTATGTACTCACTGAAGAACAGCCCGGAGATTACGTCATTTGGAACCCAGTCACTGCCCAGCATTGGCCAGTTGAGGACCAACATGGAGCTTTG ataactgGATTTCCGATTAATTTAACATTTACGACGATAAAAGCAGTGGTCGATGCTACGTTTGCAATGGGAATGCACGATATTGTTGGAAATGACGTTGAATTTGCTCTCGCAGTGCATGTTTATGCTTATCCCTGCGACATCTTCAGCGTGTGGGTCTATTTCGGGAATATGATTAGGATTTATGAcgtttaa